One genomic segment of Methylosinus sp. C49 includes these proteins:
- a CDS encoding DNA topoisomerase produces MATLIITEKASQAKDLRAALGARFGQILPAEGHLLRLAEPEEINPVWKRWSCVVLKPDGLYPTREASQGNKSAKLRAIATALSACDDVILATDCDREGQLIGQEILDHLGYRGRVRRALFTAQDPKTLQQAFARLKPNADMRPLYEAAVARQQADQIFNLSLTRTVTKTLLSPGVRGVIGIGRVKTPTLAIVCLRELEIRNFRPEDYFEVVAAATVEGGSFSMRHAPAPKARIKTRAEAETIARAASGHQGPLGVAVDEKRQAPPRLFDLPSLQKTCGQRWGWTADKTLSVAQALYDGDGKKLITYPRAEARYLSENQIGDAPAIFAALTRLRGFARLEIAAPVIRRGKSGHFCDKALEGVSHHAVVPNVNVLDDLEVRLARLDEDEKRLFALICRSYLAAVMPDYEYRQTIVTMAVPITGRSAAEFRAVGRIPLRLGWKAVYQAIEPDAETEAEQTLPALRDGERASLSEPRVEAKRTQPPPRYNEGTLVDAMQNAWRFVDDVALRDRLKEAKGIGTPATRAEIIKGLKRQNLLTADGKLVLPTPAGLQLFELLRGAAPALVDPATTALWEMRLDEILVGKADYHAVIDGVATAAGELIDALVEKSNGKVELTAPAPARRSGRRRRGGPADIRAAAPKRASAGPRRRASKAKSPASQESVGEERASRAKAPTEKMVAYAQNLSRTKKVKLPEGYRQDFDACRKFLDEHAR; encoded by the coding sequence ATGGCGACACTGATCATCACGGAAAAGGCCAGTCAGGCGAAGGATCTTCGTGCGGCGCTCGGCGCGCGCTTCGGGCAGATTCTGCCGGCCGAGGGCCATTTGCTTCGCTTGGCCGAGCCCGAGGAGATCAACCCCGTCTGGAAGCGCTGGTCCTGCGTCGTCCTCAAGCCGGACGGGCTCTATCCGACTCGCGAAGCCTCGCAGGGCAATAAATCCGCGAAGCTCCGGGCCATAGCGACGGCGCTCTCCGCCTGCGACGATGTGATACTCGCGACCGACTGCGACCGCGAAGGACAGCTGATCGGCCAGGAAATCCTGGATCATCTCGGCTATCGCGGGCGTGTGCGGCGGGCTCTGTTCACCGCGCAGGACCCGAAGACGCTGCAGCAGGCCTTCGCCCGGCTGAAGCCCAACGCCGATATGCGCCCGCTCTATGAGGCGGCGGTGGCGCGCCAGCAGGCCGATCAGATTTTCAACCTGTCGCTGACGCGGACTGTGACGAAGACATTGCTCTCGCCCGGCGTTCGCGGCGTGATCGGAATCGGCAGGGTCAAGACGCCGACCTTGGCGATCGTCTGCCTTCGCGAACTAGAAATCCGCAATTTCCGGCCGGAGGATTATTTCGAGGTCGTAGCGGCAGCTACCGTCGAAGGCGGCAGCTTTTCGATGCGCCATGCTCCGGCGCCCAAGGCGCGGATCAAGACGCGCGCCGAGGCCGAGACGATCGCCAGAGCCGCCAGCGGCCATCAGGGGCCTCTCGGCGTCGCCGTCGATGAAAAGCGGCAGGCGCCGCCGCGTCTCTTCGATCTCCCCTCCTTGCAGAAGACCTGCGGCCAACGCTGGGGATGGACCGCCGACAAGACGCTGTCCGTGGCGCAGGCGCTCTATGATGGCGATGGCAAGAAGCTCATCACCTATCCGCGGGCGGAAGCGCGCTATCTGAGCGAAAATCAGATCGGCGACGCGCCGGCGATCTTCGCCGCGCTGACGCGTCTGCGCGGCTTCGCGCGGCTGGAGATCGCCGCTCCGGTGATCCGACGCGGCAAGTCCGGCCATTTTTGCGACAAGGCGCTGGAGGGCGTCTCGCATCATGCGGTCGTGCCCAATGTCAATGTTCTGGACGATCTCGAAGTCCGCTTGGCGCGTCTCGACGAGGATGAGAAGCGGCTGTTCGCGCTCATCTGCCGTTCCTATCTCGCCGCCGTGATGCCCGATTACGAATATCGGCAGACCATCGTCACAATGGCCGTTCCGATCACGGGCCGAAGCGCGGCCGAGTTTCGCGCGGTCGGGCGGATTCCGCTGCGGCTCGGCTGGAAGGCGGTCTATCAGGCGATCGAGCCGGACGCCGAGACAGAGGCCGAGCAGACGCTGCCCGCGCTCCGCGACGGCGAGCGCGCAAGCCTGTCCGAGCCGCGCGTGGAAGCGAAGAGAACGCAGCCGCCGCCTCGATACAATGAAGGCACGCTCGTCGATGCGATGCAGAATGCGTGGCGCTTCGTCGATGATGTCGCGCTTCGCGACCGGCTGAAGGAAGCCAAGGGGATCGGCACTCCGGCGACGCGGGCCGAGATCATCAAGGGATTGAAGCGGCAGAATCTGTTGACAGCGGATGGCAAGCTGGTGCTTCCGACGCCCGCCGGGCTGCAATTGTTCGAGCTGCTGCGCGGCGCCGCGCCCGCGCTCGTCGATCCGGCGACGACGGCTCTGTGGGAGATGCGCCTCGATGAGATTCTCGTCGGCAAGGCGGATTATCACGCCGTCATCGACGGCGTCGCCACAGCTGCGGGCGAGCTGATCGACGCTCTGGTCGAAAAATCGAATGGAAAAGTCGAGTTGACGGCGCCGGCGCCGGCGCGTCGATCGGGGCGCCGCCGCCGCGGCGGACCGGCCGATATTCGCGCCGCGGCGCCGAAGCGCGCGAGCGCGGGTCCGCGTCGTCGTGCGTCGAAGGCGAAATCACCCGCCTCGCAGGAGAGCGTCGGCGAAGAGCGCGCTAGTCGCGCCAAAGCGCCGACCGAGAAAATGGTCGCCTATGCGCAAAATCTTTCGCGGACCAAGAAAGTGAAATTGCCCGAAGGCTATCGGCAGGACTTCGACGCCTGCCGCAAATTTCTCGACGAGCATGCGAGATAG
- a CDS encoding SAV_2336 N-terminal domain-related protein: MVWRAGELIDALIRRLEESGLEIEPLQIAEALWLAARLGPVEPVAQSPSPKPSTAPSTVVTPVVEAPRAGETPPPPPPAETATSRRADDEKRPRDDFSDLYRPSRRGGEGRRAIGLRVAGLPALPHALEIGRALSPLRRRVASPHRRALDEEETVRRIVEENVWLPVFAPMRERSGDVALVIDAGDSLRLWEPTIGELRRLLERHGAFRDVRGWRLHFDGDHGPRLLADSRALTRQAPRSLGELQDPAGRRIVLVASDCVGPWWRDGRMHEALRAWAGRGPLALVQLLPQRMWPRTPLGLADLRLRAEAPGLPNTRLRGTTADGDASPPLPVMTLDPEPIARWAAVTAGRGGVTVSGVRLSRFLPPPPAEAWGAEDDAGAPPPLGPRERVRRFAASASAPARQLAAYLAGAPLSLPVMRLVQHLMMPSSRHAHLAEVLLGGLIRPMTEETQADPDDVEYDFHDPLIRDLLREGQTAAEAMAVTARVLDAVSAFVAGEAGRPRSFAAALADDSGSGPLALPIGGRPFARLGAEALRRYGGAYAALADRLAGGWEQSDEIELTLERRIERKGGRLRDLAWSPNGELFAMADQEGRVEIRAVSGSIERSLVGERVAWRPDGAALAVGGAAPRLVVHRLPSWEPIEIPLDEPVSALGWAADGRSLAVGGSDATLVNLAPDEPGPRVSSFLPGTIRQLAWSGDWIALAMTDAPGVVVMDGREPHVVVRLPSSGAPPHSVAWTNDGELLISGDAEGRIAVWRIDRMVSSARPVPDTPKSPLRLLDGHSGPIRALSIDHSRQILASRADDGLRLWRMDQGRRLAFIPVATQASEDAVDIAFHPRRPLLLAPDESGRALRLLTARLRPRPRRFSGDRPHILMLMWEIPPLVVGGVWTACHALVRKLRRDGARVTVVAPWERARLIFDPFGDGTPVVALGIAPPEEGKRAPSPYDQTPASWSTASVGAIWSSYLDDAAPPPREEPSHRIWSSYGGAPRAWSIYGGYSSAPAWSSYGGRPSPYSVYDEQALSASPLFRLIEEFQRRLRDYVATADADLIHAHDWVTFDAARAASTLVGVPWVAHFHSLEIDRRPDGGDYLIERIEQGAVNAATRLVAPSDVTRRALIDRYYALDDRIAVIPNTAPEAAGSSVQRGDPTSRRVVFIGRLARQKGLDRFCDLADRVSRAGVTARFEVFGDGEERARLRDRTVVWRGPLGWNERGHAYGGASVVVVPSRAEPFGMVILEAMERGVPVVYAKESGAAEALRAGLRIAPDDIGAMANMVIALLEDGGFWRKIVEEQSQALQDYRARADERRLVDLWRMSIAEAAAEPRELDDGLA; this comes from the coding sequence ATTGTCTGGAGGGCTGGCGAGCTGATCGACGCGCTGATCCGCCGCCTCGAGGAGAGCGGCCTTGAGATCGAGCCGCTCCAGATCGCCGAGGCGCTGTGGCTCGCCGCCCGGCTCGGCCCGGTCGAGCCCGTGGCGCAGTCGCCGTCGCCGAAGCCGTCGACGGCGCCCTCGACCGTCGTCACGCCCGTGGTCGAAGCGCCGCGCGCGGGCGAAACTCCGCCGCCGCCTCCGCCCGCCGAGACGGCGACGAGCCGGCGAGCCGACGATGAGAAGCGTCCCAGAGACGATTTCTCCGACCTCTATCGTCCCTCGCGGCGCGGCGGCGAAGGACGACGAGCGATCGGCCTTCGCGTCGCGGGCCTGCCGGCGCTTCCCCATGCGCTCGAGATCGGTCGGGCGCTGAGCCCGCTGCGCAGGCGCGTCGCCTCGCCGCATCGCCGCGCGCTCGACGAGGAGGAGACGGTTCGCCGCATCGTCGAGGAAAATGTCTGGCTTCCCGTCTTCGCGCCGATGCGCGAGCGCTCGGGGGATGTCGCGCTCGTCATCGACGCCGGCGATTCGCTGCGACTCTGGGAGCCGACCATCGGCGAGCTGCGCCGGCTTCTCGAACGGCATGGGGCGTTTCGCGACGTGCGCGGCTGGCGGCTCCATTTCGACGGCGATCACGGGCCGCGTCTGCTCGCGGATTCGCGCGCGCTCACGCGGCAGGCGCCGCGCAGCCTCGGCGAGCTTCAGGACCCGGCGGGGCGACGCATCGTGCTGGTGGCGAGCGATTGCGTCGGCCCGTGGTGGCGCGACGGGCGCATGCATGAGGCGCTGCGGGCCTGGGCCGGGCGCGGGCCGCTGGCGCTCGTCCAGCTGCTTCCGCAGCGAATGTGGCCGCGCACGCCGCTCGGCCTCGCCGATCTGCGGCTGCGCGCCGAGGCGCCGGGCCTGCCCAACACCCGGCTTCGCGGGACGACCGCAGACGGAGACGCGTCGCCGCCCTTGCCGGTGATGACCCTCGACCCGGAGCCGATCGCGCGCTGGGCGGCGGTGACGGCCGGGCGCGGCGGCGTGACCGTCTCCGGCGTGCGGCTCTCCCGTTTCCTGCCGCCGCCGCCGGCGGAAGCCTGGGGCGCCGAGGATGATGCGGGCGCGCCGCCGCCGCTCGGTCCGCGCGAGCGCGTGCGCCGTTTCGCCGCCTCCGCCTCGGCGCCGGCGCGCCAGCTCGCGGCCTATCTCGCCGGCGCGCCGCTGAGCCTGCCGGTGATGCGGCTCGTCCAGCATTTGATGATGCCGAGCTCGCGCCACGCCCATCTCGCGGAAGTGCTGCTCGGCGGCCTCATCCGGCCCATGACCGAGGAGACGCAGGCCGACCCGGACGACGTCGAGTATGATTTTCACGATCCGCTCATCCGCGACCTGCTGCGCGAAGGCCAGACGGCCGCCGAGGCGATGGCGGTCACGGCGCGCGTCCTCGACGCGGTCTCCGCTTTCGTCGCCGGCGAGGCGGGGCGGCCGCGCTCTTTCGCCGCCGCGCTCGCCGATGACAGCGGCTCCGGCCCCTTGGCTCTGCCGATCGGCGGCCGGCCTTTCGCGCGGCTGGGCGCCGAGGCGCTGCGCCGCTACGGAGGCGCCTATGCCGCGCTCGCCGACCGCCTCGCAGGCGGATGGGAGCAATCGGACGAGATCGAGCTGACGCTCGAGCGCAGGATCGAGCGGAAGGGCGGACGCCTGCGCGATCTCGCCTGGTCGCCCAATGGCGAGCTTTTCGCCATGGCGGACCAGGAGGGCCGCGTCGAGATTCGCGCCGTCTCGGGGTCGATCGAGCGCAGTCTCGTCGGCGAGCGCGTCGCCTGGCGGCCGGATGGCGCCGCGCTGGCCGTGGGCGGCGCGGCGCCGCGGCTGGTCGTCCACCGCCTCCCGAGCTGGGAGCCGATCGAAATTCCTTTGGACGAGCCCGTGAGCGCGCTCGGCTGGGCGGCCGACGGCCGCTCGCTGGCCGTCGGGGGGAGCGACGCCACTCTGGTAAATTTGGCCCCCGACGAGCCGGGACCGCGAGTGTCCTCCTTCTTGCCCGGAACGATCCGTCAGCTCGCCTGGTCGGGGGATTGGATCGCGCTCGCCATGACCGATGCGCCCGGCGTCGTCGTCATGGACGGACGCGAGCCGCATGTCGTCGTCCGCCTGCCCAGCAGCGGCGCGCCGCCGCATAGCGTCGCTTGGACGAATGACGGCGAGCTGCTGATCAGCGGCGACGCCGAAGGGCGCATCGCCGTCTGGCGCATCGACCGAATGGTCTCCTCCGCGCGCCCGGTTCCCGACACGCCGAAATCGCCGCTGCGCCTGCTCGACGGACATAGCGGCCCGATCCGGGCTCTGTCGATCGACCATTCGCGACAGATTCTCGCTTCGCGCGCGGACGATGGATTGCGGCTCTGGCGCATGGACCAAGGGCGCCGCCTCGCCTTTATCCCGGTCGCGACGCAGGCGAGCGAGGACGCTGTCGACATCGCCTTCCATCCGCGACGGCCTCTGCTGCTCGCGCCGGACGAGAGCGGCCGCGCGCTGCGCCTGCTGACGGCGCGCCTGCGCCCGCGCCCGCGACGATTCTCCGGCGACAGACCGCATATTCTCATGCTGATGTGGGAGATTCCGCCGCTCGTCGTCGGCGGCGTGTGGACAGCCTGCCATGCGCTGGTCCGTAAGCTGCGCCGCGACGGCGCGCGCGTCACCGTCGTCGCGCCCTGGGAGCGCGCGAGGCTGATCTTCGACCCGTTCGGCGATGGAACGCCGGTCGTGGCGCTGGGAATTGCCCCGCCAGAGGAGGGAAAGCGAGCGCCCTCTCCCTACGATCAGACGCCCGCGAGCTGGTCGACCGCATCCGTGGGCGCGATCTGGTCGAGCTATCTGGACGATGCGGCGCCGCCGCCGCGCGAGGAGCCGTCGCATCGCATCTGGTCCAGCTATGGCGGCGCGCCACGCGCCTGGTCGATCTATGGCGGCTATTCGAGCGCGCCCGCCTGGTCCAGCTATGGCGGCCGTCCCTCGCCCTATTCCGTCTATGACGAGCAGGCGCTCTCGGCCTCACCTCTTTTTCGGCTCATCGAAGAGTTCCAGCGACGCTTGCGCGATTACGTCGCGACGGCGGACGCCGATCTCATCCACGCGCATGATTGGGTCACTTTCGACGCCGCGCGCGCGGCCTCGACCCTTGTCGGCGTCCCTTGGGTCGCGCATTTCCATTCCCTCGAGATCGACCGGCGTCCCGATGGCGGCGATTATTTGATCGAGCGAATCGAGCAGGGCGCCGTCAATGCGGCGACGCGTCTCGTCGCCCCGAGCGACGTCACGCGCCGAGCGCTCATCGATCGATACTACGCCCTCGATGATCGCATCGCGGTCATTCCAAACACGGCTCCCGAGGCTGCGGGCTCCTCGGTCCAGCGCGGCGATCCGACCAGCCGACGCGTCGTTTTCATCGGCCGCCTGGCCCGCCAGAAAGGTCTCGACCGCTTCTGCGACCTCGCCGATCGCGTGAGCCGCGCGGGCGTAACCGCGCGCTTCGAAGTCTTCGGCGACGGCGAGGAGAGGGCGCGCCTGCGCGACCGCACGGTCGTCTGGCGCGGTCCCTTGGGCTGGAACGAGCGCGGCCACGCCTATGGCGGCGCCAGCGTCGTCGTCGTCCCCTCGCGAGCCGAGCCCTTCGGAATGGTGATATTGGAAGCCATGGAGCGCGGCGTTCCGGTCGTCTACGCTAAAGAGTCCGGCGCCGCAGAAGCGCTGCGCGCCGGGCTTCGCATCGCGCCGGACGACATCGGCGCCATGGCGAATATGGTCATCGCCCTGCTCGAGGACGGCGGCTTCTGGCGGAAGATCGTCGAGGAGCAGTCGCAGGCGCTGCAAGACTATCGCGCGCGCGCCGACGAGCGCCGCCTCGTCGATCTGTGGCGAATGTCGATCGCGGAGGCGGCGGCCGAGCCGCGAGAGCTCGACGATGGGCTCGCGTGA
- a CDS encoding MoxR family ATPase, whose protein sequence is MTDWRIFKGDRKTLPEAPPWRRFAGKVARSARPERAEPPAPDEKQIRIGRGYQAEEAEIEMVNAALILRRPLLVTGKPGTGKSSLAYAVAQDLGLGPVLRWPVTSRSTLKDGLYSYDVLGRLQHQQLHPGERTEIGDFLRLGPLGTALAPRERPRVLLIDEIDKSDIDLPNDLLHVFEDGAFDIPELARLAEEGGPPAPVEIRAHDDDYWIPVERGRVTCREFPFIVLTSNGERDFPPAFLRRCLRLTLQDPSPAKLAGIVAAHLSGEADAEAKADWEILLENFERRRSVQDLSTDQLLNALYLRLLGAPLGAAATDEKSRLEEALLKPLSGGLAS, encoded by the coding sequence ATGACGGATTGGCGCATCTTCAAGGGTGATCGAAAGACGCTTCCCGAGGCGCCGCCCTGGCGGCGTTTTGCCGGAAAGGTCGCGCGCTCGGCTCGGCCGGAGCGGGCGGAGCCGCCTGCGCCCGACGAGAAGCAGATCCGCATCGGCCGAGGATATCAGGCCGAGGAGGCGGAGATCGAGATGGTCAATGCGGCGCTCATCCTGCGGCGGCCGCTGCTCGTCACCGGCAAGCCGGGGACCGGCAAATCCTCGCTCGCCTACGCCGTCGCGCAGGACCTCGGGCTCGGCCCGGTGCTGCGCTGGCCGGTCACCAGCCGCTCGACGCTGAAGGACGGGCTCTATTCCTACGATGTGCTCGGGCGCCTTCAGCATCAGCAGCTGCATCCCGGTGAGCGGACGGAGATCGGCGATTTTCTGCGTCTCGGGCCGCTCGGAACGGCGCTCGCGCCGCGCGAGCGGCCGCGCGTGCTGCTGATCGACGAGATCGACAAGAGCGACATCGATCTGCCCAACGATCTTCTGCACGTTTTCGAGGACGGAGCCTTCGACATTCCCGAGCTCGCCCGCCTCGCCGAGGAAGGCGGCCCGCCGGCGCCGGTCGAGATTCGCGCGCATGACGACGACTATTGGATTCCAGTCGAGCGCGGCCGCGTCACATGCCGCGAATTCCCCTTCATCGTGCTGACGAGCAATGGCGAGCGTGATTTTCCGCCCGCCTTTCTGCGCCGCTGCCTGCGGCTCACGCTGCAGGATCCGTCGCCCGCCAAGCTCGCCGGCATTGTCGCGGCGCATTTGAGCGGCGAGGCCGATGCGGAAGCGAAGGCTGATTGGGAGATTTTGCTCGAAAATTTCGAGAGGCGGCGTAGCGTCCAGGATCTGTCCACCGATCAATTGCTCAACGCGCTCTATCTGCGTCTGCTCGGCGCGCCGCTCGGCGCCGCCGCGACCGACGAGAAGAGTCGTCTGGAGGAGGCGCTGCTGAAGCCATTGTCTGGAGGGCTGGCGAGCTGA
- a CDS encoding trypsin-like peptidase domain-containing protein yields the protein MEAARVVEILLDSESVGSGYLITSRHVLTAGHVAAAGGDRARWAVRPAEAVDSATKPLHRRRRPRAQGADVIWRSKRVDLAVLALAKSVTGLPNEPVELARVSPDMVKLDCAARGFPQAAGAEDRLVAGGIAWAVSAEPLRFDVNVENIRPEELEGWGGLSGAAVFVGAALVAVAAKADGNWGNGSLEATPVEYLESEKELTRYFEGQGLALRFVALGETRRAVDAGCARARLGELVELVDRRALPQDLLRQLYCSSLPPTAAPRSDSSLRAALAHLADLPPPVDGGPPPLWRLLREIAERLPDLRPGVETWLQKVGLGAFDIASDGSAAPRLHHYYVAVELSAETSPLGPGPNGEPRLGRIAHIRVFKDEDIQPLADGWDPEGPVSLEEVRQALIARLDALQQELSYVGGDTGAVVIVVEFCVPHALLAEPFDEWLVPGEFGAQQPLGVVYLSVLRDIERPPLWSVRRLWSERWKRLWQTPRPLGGEPYWVRTRQSFSPRQLYDALSGPEAEPQLCIALGFAADAEWLGPGDRDFLFAAWHAGLPAAVWFRSPPAGAEPDAHWSRLMTGALMHELPRRLWELRRAAHRGEQAFGVSLVWDDPGRIPFVPKERAGDGR from the coding sequence ATGGAAGCGGCCCGCGTCGTTGAAATTCTCCTCGATTCCGAGAGCGTCGGCAGCGGCTATCTCATCACTTCGCGTCATGTGCTGACCGCAGGCCATGTCGCGGCGGCGGGCGGCGATCGCGCCCGTTGGGCGGTCCGCCCCGCCGAGGCGGTTGATAGCGCGACGAAGCCTCTTCATCGTCGTCGTCGTCCGCGCGCGCAGGGCGCGGACGTCATCTGGCGGTCGAAGAGAGTGGATCTCGCCGTCCTCGCGCTCGCAAAATCCGTCACGGGATTGCCGAACGAGCCGGTGGAGCTCGCCCGTGTCTCGCCCGATATGGTTAAGCTCGATTGCGCGGCCCGTGGATTTCCGCAAGCGGCTGGGGCCGAGGACCGTCTCGTCGCCGGCGGCATCGCCTGGGCCGTTTCCGCCGAGCCGCTGCGCTTCGACGTCAATGTCGAAAATATCCGTCCAGAAGAGCTGGAGGGTTGGGGAGGCTTGTCGGGAGCCGCGGTCTTCGTCGGCGCCGCGCTCGTCGCAGTGGCCGCGAAAGCCGATGGCAATTGGGGCAATGGCAGCCTCGAGGCGACGCCGGTCGAATATCTCGAAAGCGAAAAAGAGCTCACGCGCTATTTCGAAGGGCAGGGGCTCGCGCTGCGTTTCGTCGCGCTCGGCGAGACGCGGCGAGCGGTCGATGCGGGGTGCGCCCGCGCGCGGCTCGGCGAGCTGGTCGAGCTCGTCGACCGGCGGGCCTTGCCGCAGGATCTCCTACGCCAGCTCTACTGCTCCAGCCTTCCGCCGACCGCGGCGCCGCGAAGCGACAGCTCGCTGCGCGCCGCCCTCGCTCATCTCGCCGATCTGCCGCCTCCGGTCGATGGCGGCCCTCCGCCACTGTGGCGTCTGCTTCGGGAAATCGCCGAGCGCCTGCCCGATCTGCGGCCGGGCGTCGAGACGTGGCTGCAGAAGGTCGGTCTCGGCGCCTTCGACATTGCGTCGGACGGCTCCGCGGCGCCGAGGCTGCATCATTATTACGTCGCCGTGGAGCTCAGCGCCGAGACATCCCCTCTCGGTCCCGGACCGAATGGAGAGCCTCGGCTCGGACGCATCGCCCATATTCGCGTCTTCAAGGACGAGGATATTCAGCCCCTGGCCGATGGCTGGGACCCGGAGGGTCCGGTTTCGCTCGAAGAGGTGAGGCAGGCGCTGATCGCGCGGCTCGACGCGCTGCAGCAGGAGCTCTCCTATGTCGGCGGCGACACGGGGGCCGTCGTCATCGTCGTCGAATTCTGCGTGCCGCACGCGCTCCTGGCCGAGCCTTTCGACGAATGGCTCGTGCCCGGCGAATTCGGCGCGCAGCAGCCTCTCGGCGTCGTCTATCTGTCCGTTCTGCGCGACATAGAGCGGCCCCCGCTCTGGTCCGTGCGCCGCCTCTGGAGCGAGCGCTGGAAGCGCCTATGGCAGACGCCGCGTCCGCTCGGCGGCGAGCCCTATTGGGTGCGGACGCGCCAATCTTTTTCGCCGCGCCAGCTCTATGACGCATTGTCGGGGCCAGAGGCGGAGCCGCAGCTCTGCATCGCGCTCGGCTTCGCGGCCGATGCGGAATGGCTGGGCCCGGGCGACCGGGACTTCCTCTTCGCCGCCTGGCACGCCGGCCTGCCGGCCGCGGTCTGGTTCCGCTCGCCGCCCGCCGGCGCCGAGCCGGACGCGCATTGGAGCCGGCTGATGACGGGCGCGCTCATGCACGAGCTGCCGCGCCGCCTGTGGGAGCTGCGCCGCGCTGCGCATCGAGGCGAGCAGGCATTCGGCGTCAGCCTCGTCTGGGACGACCCTGGACGCATTCCCTTTGTGCCCAAAGAGCGCGCAGGAGATGGACGATGA
- a CDS encoding trypco2 family protein, producing the protein MPDTIPLREALQALRAEIVGAVADAATESVKFELGPIEMEFQVVAQREAGGEGKIGFHIFGAEASLGASGKAEMSKTQKVKLSLSPVKVDAGGQKGKIEIRRGGKK; encoded by the coding sequence ATGCCGGATACGATTCCCTTGAGAGAGGCGCTGCAGGCTCTGCGCGCCGAGATCGTCGGCGCCGTCGCAGATGCGGCGACAGAATCTGTGAAATTCGAGCTCGGGCCGATCGAGATGGAGTTTCAAGTCGTCGCGCAGCGCGAGGCCGGCGGCGAGGGCAAGATCGGCTTTCACATCTTCGGCGCGGAGGCGTCGCTCGGCGCGAGCGGAAAGGCCGAGATGAGCAAGACGCAAAAGGTCAAGCTGTCGTTGTCTCCGGTCAAGGTCGACGCCGGAGGCCAGAAGGGCAAGATCGAGATCCGGCGCGGCGGCAAGAAATAG
- a CDS encoding PepSY-associated TM helix domain-containing protein, protein MFSTLRRSMNWLHTWSGVTLGPLLLTIFFMGSLSVFDHEIDRWMMPATRLSPPSGPISLDLLRPRIDELVAGADEWRLVLPDERTPFAQLGFRGKRGAGNIAINPANGDILPDAGTLGATRFFYPFHYSLLVRVWNVGIWVVGAAAMAMLVLSISGVIIRTRIFENFFTYRPNGTLLRGSFDLHAVIGVVILPFLLAIPFSGLVIFSAVYLPAGIEAAYPGKADVFFDEASGALRLRKAGAPGELGSLDAMRAEAERRWGDGEAALLRVVNASDVNAVVEWRRMTKDRVRDDGQSMFFDRAGRLLRQSVAGPTKSTVDFIWGMHLMRFDHWPLRWLYFFAGLGGCVVITTGFVIWMEKRKAKPHPTGVRIVETAAISAIPGLLSATFGFFVVNRLLPLATPGRAQWEVAAFFAIWAASAVYAGWRVSRGRARSAWRDESWAVCALAGAAPILNWITTGDHLAESLAQGRWAVAGTDLGLLASSLIAAVAAKHIASESTHAGRDFRIRQVNETHV, encoded by the coding sequence ATGTTCTCGACCCTACGCCGTTCGATGAACTGGCTGCATACATGGTCGGGCGTGACGCTCGGTCCGCTTCTCCTGACGATCTTCTTCATGGGAAGCCTTTCGGTGTTCGATCATGAGATCGATCGCTGGATGATGCCCGCGACGCGTCTTTCTCCTCCGAGCGGGCCGATCTCGCTCGATTTGCTTCGTCCGCGAATCGATGAGCTCGTCGCCGGAGCCGACGAATGGCGTCTCGTTCTGCCGGATGAAAGGACGCCGTTCGCGCAGCTCGGCTTTCGCGGCAAGCGAGGCGCCGGCAATATCGCCATCAATCCGGCCAATGGAGACATTCTGCCGGATGCCGGAACGCTCGGCGCGACCCGCTTTTTCTATCCATTTCATTACAGCCTGCTCGTCCGCGTCTGGAACGTCGGCATCTGGGTCGTCGGGGCGGCGGCGATGGCGATGCTCGTGCTGTCGATATCCGGCGTTATCATTCGCACGCGCATCTTCGAAAATTTCTTCACCTATCGGCCGAATGGAACGCTGCTGCGCGGCAGCTTCGATCTTCATGCCGTGATCGGCGTCGTGATCCTGCCGTTCCTTCTCGCCATTCCATTTTCGGGCCTCGTCATTTTTTCCGCCGTCTATCTGCCGGCCGGTATCGAGGCCGCCTATCCGGGCAAGGCCGACGTCTTCTTCGACGAGGCGAGCGGCGCTCTTCGCCTTCGCAAGGCCGGGGCGCCGGGCGAACTCGGTTCGCTCGACGCCATGCGCGCGGAGGCCGAACGGCGCTGGGGCGATGGCGAGGCCGCGCTGCTGCGTGTCGTCAACGCCAGCGACGTCAACGCGGTCGTCGAATGGCGACGGATGACGAAGGATCGCGTCCGCGACGACGGCCAGTCGATGTTCTTCGATCGCGCAGGCCGGCTGCTCAGGCAGAGCGTCGCCGGGCCGACCAAGTCGACTGTCGACTTCATCTGGGGCATGCATCTGATGCGCTTCGACCATTGGCCGTTGCGCTGGCTCTATTTCTTCGCCGGCCTCGGCGGTTGCGTCGTCATCACGACCGGCTTCGTCATCTGGATGGAAAAGAGGAAGGCGAAACCGCATCCGACCGGCGTTCGCATCGTGGAGACGGCGGCCATCTCGGCGATTCCCGGACTATTGTCGGCGACCTTCGGCTTCTTCGTCGTCAACCGGCTTCTCCCGCTCGCGACGCCCGGCCGCGCGCAATGGGAGGTCGCTGCTTTTTTCGCGATTTGGGCGGCGTCGGCGGTCTACGCGGGCTGGCGCGTGTCGAGAGGCCGAGCGAGGTCCGCTTGGCGAGATGAGAGCTGGGCGGTGTGCGCGCTGGCGGGCGCGGCGCCGATCTTGAATTGGATTACCACCGGCGACCATCTCGCAGAGAGCCTCGCTCAAGGCCGATGGGCGGTCGCCGGCACGGATTTGGGACTGTTGGCGAGTTCGCTGATAGCGGCCGTGGCGGCAAAGCACATCGCCTCGGAATCGACGCATGCAGGACGAGATTTTCGGATCCGGCAGGTGAACGAAACCCATGTCTGA